TTTCGTCAACTTGACGGCTATATGTCAACGCCATGCGGGGTACACGAGCCCATAACACCCGATAATTTTGCCAAGCGAACTGATCTGTGGCACGAGAGGATCAGGCTCGCCGACTTTGAAGTGATGGATTATCGTGATGCAATGAGAAAAGCCCAAAGAGGTGATCTTGTTTATTGTGATCCACCATATAAGCACAGCCAATCTATTCTTTATGGTGGACAACAATTTAGGTTGGAAGATTTGTGCGAAGAGATTATTCAGTGTAAATCAAAGGGTGTTTATGTAGCCTTAAGTATTGATGGCACAAAGAAGTCAGGAGATTTAGTTTGCGATCTCCCCATTCCAAAAGGTCTCTTCGAGGAAGAGATCTTTGTCAATGTCGGGCGGTCCATGCTTCGCCGGTTTCAAATGGGCGGTCAAACCTTAGAATCAGAGATAGTAGCGGATAGATTGTTATTGACGTATCGATTGTAATCGACTTATTTACCCCAGGGGTGATGGGGAGACATCCATAAAAACATAAATAATTCTCTCCGCTGGAAAGCCTTAACCTTGAACGTTGAACAGCTTCTGTTCCCCCTCATACCCCACCCTTTTATTCCATTTTCCTCCTATTCGATATATTTTGCAAGGGGGAATCTACTGATTGTCAGAGGTTTTCATTAATCCCGGATAATTCATTAGCACAGTGTCGGGA
The genomic region above belongs to Syntrophorhabdaceae bacterium and contains:
- a CDS encoding DNA adenine methylase; translated protein: MIQEVLFNDAPHKYIRPFTIQLLKWIGNKQRFAHEIVGLFPDRFGRYFEPFVGSGGVLATLAPRNALASDLFAPLIEIWHTLKVNPEKVKTWYRERWQIAHGDYKREGYERIKACYNRAPNGADLLFLCRCCYGGVVRFRQLDGYMSTPCGVHEPITPDNFAKRTDLWHERIRLADFEVMDYRDAMRKAQRGDLVYCDPPYKHSQSILYGGQQFRLEDLCEEIIQCKSKGVYVALSIDGTKKSGDLVCDLPIPKGLFEEEIFVNVGRSMLRRFQMGGQTLESEIVADRLLLTYRL